From the genome of Geoglobus ahangari, one region includes:
- a CDS encoding LUD domain-containing protein: MGVESARKNVAERREKIVDESFLRLAEEVRRVKEESIENLDHYLDKSVASLEKSGFEVFLAKDAGEARRIALDFFDDAGVVVKAKSMVTHELGIREALEEAGKEVWETDLGELVVQLAGDRPRHFTMPAIHISAEKAFELFGVKDFEGLKERVREFVREKVMRAEGGITGANSVSADGGVMIIENEGNVRLVSSFPRKHLIFAGVEKIVPDVESAFKVCELTWRSAGYELPTYLNVIAGKSKSGDIEKRIITGIHGPERVGIVLVDNGRMAAREGEMREALYCLKCGACLFTCPSYTVLNAGWGEVYSGGIGAVWDWITGRASNPFFCLGCGLCREVCPLNIDVPKMLRTLKGVKVSENQ, encoded by the coding sequence GTGGGTGTCGAGTCGGCGAGGAAGAACGTCGCGGAGAGGAGGGAGAAGATAGTTGACGAGAGCTTTCTCAGGCTCGCGGAAGAGGTCAGGAGGGTAAAGGAAGAGTCCATCGAGAACCTCGACCACTACCTCGACAAGTCGGTGGCGAGCCTGGAGAAGTCCGGGTTCGAGGTTTTTCTCGCCAAGGATGCCGGTGAGGCGAGGAGGATAGCCCTCGACTTTTTTGATGACGCGGGAGTTGTTGTTAAGGCGAAGTCAATGGTGACGCACGAGCTTGGGATAAGGGAGGCGCTGGAAGAGGCCGGAAAGGAGGTCTGGGAGACCGATCTGGGGGAGCTGGTGGTGCAGCTTGCAGGCGACAGGCCGAGGCACTTTACGATGCCTGCCATCCACATCTCCGCTGAGAAGGCATTCGAGCTGTTTGGCGTCAAGGACTTCGAGGGGCTGAAGGAGAGGGTAAGGGAGTTCGTCAGGGAGAAGGTGATGAGGGCTGAAGGGGGAATCACCGGAGCCAACTCAGTCTCAGCGGATGGAGGAGTGATGATAATTGAAAATGAAGGCAACGTCAGGCTCGTGAGCTCCTTTCCAAGGAAACACCTGATATTCGCTGGAGTTGAGAAGATCGTGCCGGATGTGGAATCCGCCTTCAAGGTCTGCGAGCTCACGTGGAGGAGCGCTGGCTACGAGCTGCCCACTTACCTCAACGTCATCGCCGGAAAGAGCAAGAGCGGGGACATAGAGAAGAGGATAATCACGGGGATTCACGGCCCTGAGAGGGTGGGGATCGTGCTGGTTGACAATGGCAGGATGGCCGCGAGGGAGGGAGAGATGAGGGAGGCGCTCTACTGCCTGAAGTGCGGGGCCTGCCTCTTCACCTGCCCCAGCTACACAGTCCTGAATGCCGGATGGGGAGAGGTTTACAGCGGGGGAATCGGAGCGGTGTGGGACTGGATAACCGGTAGAGCGAGCAACCCGTTCTTCTGCCTTGGCTGTGGGCTCTGCAGGGAGGTCTGTCCCCTGAACATAGACGTGCCGAAGATGCTCAGGACGCTGAAAGGAGTGAAGGTTAGCGAAAATCAGTAA
- the pdxS gene encoding pyridoxal 5'-phosphate synthase lyase subunit PdxS, whose amino-acid sequence MELEKLRFGTELVKRGFAKMQKGGVIMDVTTPEQAAIAEEAGAVAVMALHKVPADIRASGGVARMADPRIIQEIMDAVTIPVMAKVRIGHYAEARALEAIGVDMIDESEVLTPADPFYHIDKRKFTVPFVCGARSLGEAVRRIWEGAAMIRTKGEAGTGNVVEAVRHMRMMNYAIERVRGMDDYSLYNLAETYARAYLRLPEKIHSEFSLTSEIRKDEVVYEEYTFGEVVEGLFEVLTEVRKMGRLPVVNFAAGGVATPADAAFMMQLGADGVFVGSGIFKSSNPQAYARAIVQAVEHYDEPEVIAEVSKGLGEPMKGLDVSDLEIQMQERGV is encoded by the coding sequence ATGGAACTGGAAAAACTCAGGTTTGGGACCGAGCTCGTCAAGAGGGGTTTCGCCAAGATGCAGAAGGGCGGGGTGATAATGGACGTCACCACGCCCGAGCAGGCCGCAATAGCTGAGGAGGCCGGAGCCGTTGCCGTCATGGCGCTCCACAAGGTTCCTGCAGACATCCGCGCGAGCGGCGGAGTTGCGAGGATGGCGGATCCGAGGATAATTCAGGAGATAATGGATGCCGTCACGATCCCCGTTATGGCCAAGGTCAGAATCGGCCATTACGCCGAGGCGAGGGCGCTTGAAGCGATAGGAGTTGACATGATTGATGAGAGCGAGGTTCTCACTCCCGCTGATCCCTTCTACCACATTGACAAGAGGAAGTTCACCGTCCCGTTTGTGTGCGGCGCGAGGAGTTTGGGTGAGGCTGTCAGAAGGATATGGGAAGGAGCCGCGATGATAAGGACGAAGGGTGAGGCAGGGACTGGAAATGTCGTCGAGGCAGTCAGACACATGAGGATGATGAACTACGCAATCGAGAGGGTCAGGGGTATGGACGACTACTCACTCTACAACCTCGCCGAGACATACGCAAGGGCATATCTCAGGCTTCCGGAAAAGATACACAGCGAGTTTTCCCTCACGAGCGAGATAAGGAAGGACGAGGTCGTTTACGAGGAGTACACCTTTGGAGAGGTTGTTGAGGGACTGTTTGAAGTCCTCACAGAGGTCAGGAAGATGGGCAGGCTGCCGGTCGTCAACTTCGCAGCCGGCGGAGTTGCGACGCCAGCAGATGCGGCCTTCATGATGCAGCTCGGTGCAGACGGAGTGTTCGTCGGCTCCGGAATCTTCAAGTCGTCCAACCCGCAGGCGTATGCGAGGGCGATAGTTCAGGCCGTTGAGCACTACGACGAGCCGGAGGTTATTGCTGAGGTCAGCAAGGGGCTCGGAGAGCCCATGAAGGGGCTCGACGTCTCAGACCTCGAGATCCAGATGCAGGAAAGGGGAGTATGA
- the pdxT gene encoding pyridoxal 5'-phosphate synthase glutaminase subunit PdxT — translation MRVAVVGVQGDVEEHVEITRKAMERLGLDGEVVATRKSGVVSGSDAVILPGGESTTISKLIWRDGIAEEILELARDGRPVMGTCAGLIVLAKHGDEQVEKTRTKLLGLLDVKVKRNAFGRQRESFEAELDFKGIGRYNAVFIRAPAVEWVGEGVEVLARFEDKIVAVRQKNVIGLAFHPELTEDTRIHKFFLSLI, via the coding sequence ATGAGGGTCGCAGTGGTCGGAGTGCAGGGAGATGTTGAGGAGCATGTTGAGATAACGAGAAAGGCGATGGAAAGGCTCGGGCTTGACGGAGAGGTAGTTGCCACGAGAAAGTCCGGAGTTGTTTCCGGGAGCGATGCCGTGATCCTCCCGGGCGGAGAGAGCACGACGATCTCCAAGCTAATATGGAGAGACGGAATAGCTGAGGAAATTCTCGAGCTTGCGAGAGATGGCAGGCCCGTGATGGGGACGTGTGCTGGCCTGATAGTCCTCGCAAAGCACGGTGACGAGCAGGTTGAGAAAACGAGGACGAAGCTCCTCGGTCTGCTCGACGTGAAGGTGAAGAGGAACGCATTCGGCAGGCAGAGGGAGAGCTTCGAGGCGGAGCTGGATTTCAAGGGAATCGGAAGGTACAACGCTGTATTCATTCGAGCCCCTGCTGTCGAGTGGGTTGGCGAGGGCGTGGAGGTTCTCGCGAGGTTTGAGGACAAGATCGTTGCGGTCAGACAAAAAAATGTTATTGGGCTTGCTTTCCACCCAGAGCTGACGGAAGACACGAGGATTCACAAGTTCTTCCTTTCCCTAATCTGA